A portion of the Leifsonia sp. EB41 genome contains these proteins:
- the guaA gene encoding glutamine-hydrolyzing GMP synthase, whose amino-acid sequence MFSDILGGADSAAPAGPVLVVDFGAQYAQLIARRVREANVYSEIVPHTVTAAEVAAKRPAGIVLSGGPSSVYEEGAPRLDEAIFELGVPVLGICYGFQVMATALGGEVAKTGRREYGSTAVRVSGAATEGAGSLLDGQPAEQTAWMSHGDSVSRAPEGFEVLASTDDTPVAAFANEERRLYGVQWHPEVKHSQYGQAVLENFLHRAAGIPADWNSGNVIADQVAAIRAQVGTGRVLCALSGGVDSAVAAALVHKAVGDQLVCVFVDHGLLRKDEARQVEEDYVAATGVRLVTVNAQEQFLSALAGVSDPETKRKIIGREFIRVFEKAQSDLIAEAANDGDPIRFLVQGTLYPDVVESGGGTGTANIKSHHNVGGLPEDLQFELVEPLRTLFKDEVRAIGRELGLPEVIVGRQPFPGPGLGIRIVGEVTQERLDLLRDADAIVRAELTAAGLDAEIWQCPVVLLADVRSVGVMGDGRTYGHPIVLRPVSSEDAMTADWTRLPYDLLATISNRITNEVDGVNRVVLDVTSKPPGTIEWE is encoded by the coding sequence GTGTTCTCGGACATCCTCGGCGGGGCCGACTCGGCCGCGCCGGCCGGCCCGGTCCTGGTGGTCGACTTCGGCGCGCAGTACGCGCAGCTGATCGCCCGGCGGGTGCGCGAGGCGAACGTCTACTCCGAGATCGTGCCGCACACCGTGACGGCGGCGGAGGTCGCGGCCAAGCGCCCGGCCGGCATCGTCCTCTCCGGCGGACCCTCCAGTGTCTACGAGGAGGGCGCGCCCCGCCTCGACGAGGCGATCTTCGAGCTCGGCGTGCCCGTGCTCGGCATCTGCTACGGCTTCCAGGTGATGGCCACCGCCCTCGGCGGCGAGGTCGCCAAGACCGGCCGCCGCGAGTACGGCTCGACCGCCGTGCGCGTCTCGGGCGCCGCGACGGAGGGCGCAGGCAGCCTCCTCGACGGCCAGCCCGCCGAGCAGACCGCGTGGATGAGCCACGGCGACTCGGTCTCCCGGGCGCCGGAGGGCTTCGAAGTGCTGGCCTCCACCGACGACACCCCCGTCGCCGCGTTCGCGAACGAGGAGCGCCGCCTGTACGGCGTGCAGTGGCACCCGGAGGTCAAGCACTCGCAGTACGGCCAGGCCGTGCTGGAGAACTTCCTGCACCGCGCCGCCGGCATCCCCGCCGACTGGAACAGCGGCAACGTCATCGCCGACCAGGTCGCCGCGATCCGCGCCCAGGTGGGCACCGGCCGTGTGCTGTGCGCGCTGTCCGGCGGCGTCGACTCGGCCGTCGCGGCCGCGCTCGTCCACAAGGCCGTCGGCGACCAGCTCGTCTGCGTGTTCGTGGACCACGGTCTGCTCCGCAAGGACGAGGCGCGCCAGGTCGAGGAGGACTACGTCGCCGCCACCGGCGTGCGGCTGGTCACGGTGAACGCACAGGAGCAGTTCCTGTCCGCGCTCGCCGGCGTCTCCGACCCCGAGACCAAGCGCAAGATCATCGGCCGCGAGTTCATCCGCGTGTTCGAGAAGGCCCAGTCCGACCTGATCGCGGAGGCCGCGAACGACGGCGACCCGATCCGCTTCCTGGTGCAGGGCACGCTCTACCCGGACGTGGTGGAGTCGGGCGGCGGCACCGGCACGGCCAACATCAAGAGCCACCACAACGTCGGCGGCCTCCCGGAGGACCTCCAGTTCGAGCTCGTCGAGCCGCTGCGCACCCTGTTCAAGGACGAGGTGCGTGCGATCGGCCGCGAGCTGGGGCTGCCGGAGGTCATCGTCGGCCGCCAGCCGTTCCCCGGCCCGGGCCTCGGCATCCGCATCGTCGGCGAGGTGACGCAGGAGCGTCTCGACCTGCTCCGCGACGCGGACGCGATCGTGCGTGCGGAGCTGACCGCCGCCGGCCTGGACGCCGAGATCTGGCAGTGCCCGGTCGTGCTGCTCGCAGACGTCCGCTCGGTCGGCGTGATGGGCGACGGCCGCACCTACGGTCACCCGATCGTGCTGCGCCCGGTCTCCAGCGAGGACGCGATGACCGCCGACTGGACGCGCCTGCCGTACGACCTGCTGGCCACCATCTCCAACCGCATCACCAACGAGGTGGACGGTGTCAACCGGGTCGTGCTCGACGTCACGTCGAAGCCGCCGGGGACCATCGAGTGGGAGTGA
- a CDS encoding Bax inhibitor-1/YccA family protein encodes MATSNPAFSQSPAFQNGATDAASAQKLEELFNAPSAGSAETDRMTVDDTIRKTAVGFGVLLVGAVVGWWVPGLWVVGLIAGLVLGFVNVFRISKNRPSAGLTLAYAAAEGLFVGGLSKMYEALAGGVVIQAVLATIVVVGVTLALFATGKIRASRRATKVFFAALIGYLVFSAVNFVLILTGAVSDPWGLRGSVHIFGIPLGLVIGVLVVIMCAYSLVLDFDMIQQGVKNRAPRAFGWVGAFGIMVTVVWLYLELLRIFAIARN; translated from the coding sequence ATGGCAACCTCCAATCCGGCCTTCTCCCAGAGCCCGGCCTTCCAGAACGGCGCGACGGACGCGGCGAGCGCGCAGAAACTGGAAGAGCTTTTCAACGCTCCGTCCGCCGGGTCGGCCGAGACCGACCGCATGACGGTGGACGACACCATCCGCAAGACCGCGGTCGGCTTCGGCGTCCTCCTGGTGGGGGCAGTGGTCGGCTGGTGGGTCCCCGGACTGTGGGTCGTCGGCTTGATCGCCGGTCTGGTCCTCGGGTTCGTCAACGTCTTCCGAATCAGCAAGAACCGGCCGTCCGCCGGCCTCACGCTGGCCTATGCCGCGGCTGAAGGACTCTTCGTCGGCGGCCTCTCGAAGATGTACGAGGCGTTGGCCGGTGGGGTGGTCATCCAAGCCGTCCTCGCGACCATCGTCGTGGTCGGTGTGACTCTCGCGCTCTTCGCGACGGGCAAGATCCGGGCCTCACGTCGCGCGACCAAGGTCTTCTTCGCCGCGCTGATCGGCTACCTGGTCTTCTCTGCGGTGAACTTCGTCCTGATCCTGACCGGCGCGGTGAGCGATCCGTGGGGTCTTCGTGGCTCGGTCCACATCTTCGGCATCCCACTCGGACTCGTCATCGGCGTGCTCGTCGTCATCATGTGCGCGTACTCGCTCGTGCTCGACTTCGACATGATCCAGCAGGGCGTCAAGAACCGTGCGCCGCGCGCGTTCGGCTGGGTCGGAGCATTCGGCATCATGGTCACCGTCGTCTGGCTGTACCTGGAGCTTCTCCGCATCTTCGCGATCGCGCGCAACTAG
- a CDS encoding glycerophosphodiester phosphodiesterase family protein, with the protein MRARSRPSVIGHRGAPGYRPEHTRASYELAFALGADSVEPDLVATKDGVLVVRHENEISGTTNVAEHPEFASRRTTKEVDGMPLTGWFTEDFTWAELATLRARERVPQLRQASSTFDDRYPILRLADVLEVVDAASDAAGRALGLVAELKHATYFEAAGLPLHELFLSELAAAGWSDHPGLVAESFEKTVLGRLHDGGFRGKRVYLLEAEGAPADRVASLGAAAPGYASDLTLRGLYALGSAASPAERVDGISVDVSQILHSGSVAVGLFGEDEGGVDIGAVTSDLVDLAHSAGLFVYCWTLRPENGMLPADFRRSGRDDEWGDWRRLFAILLHSGVDGVFADHPDLAVAVRDGR; encoded by the coding sequence ATGCGCGCCCGCTCGAGACCGTCCGTCATCGGTCACCGCGGCGCGCCCGGATACCGGCCGGAGCACACGAGGGCGTCGTACGAGCTGGCGTTCGCGCTCGGGGCGGACTCGGTCGAGCCCGACCTGGTCGCCACCAAGGACGGCGTGCTGGTCGTCCGGCACGAGAACGAGATCTCCGGCACGACGAACGTGGCCGAGCATCCCGAGTTCGCCTCCCGCCGCACGACCAAGGAGGTCGACGGGATGCCGTTGACGGGCTGGTTCACCGAGGACTTCACCTGGGCCGAGCTCGCCACCCTGCGCGCGCGGGAGCGCGTCCCGCAGCTTCGCCAGGCGAGCTCGACCTTCGACGACCGTTACCCGATCCTGCGGCTGGCGGACGTTCTGGAGGTCGTGGACGCGGCCTCCGACGCCGCGGGTCGGGCGCTCGGACTGGTGGCGGAGCTGAAGCACGCCACCTACTTCGAGGCGGCCGGTCTGCCGCTGCACGAGTTGTTCCTGTCCGAGCTCGCCGCAGCGGGCTGGTCCGACCATCCCGGGCTCGTCGCCGAGAGCTTCGAGAAGACGGTGCTGGGGCGCCTCCACGACGGCGGCTTCCGCGGGAAGCGCGTCTATCTGCTCGAAGCGGAGGGCGCGCCGGCCGACCGCGTCGCGTCGCTCGGGGCCGCAGCTCCCGGCTACGCCTCCGACCTCACCCTGCGTGGGCTCTACGCCCTCGGCTCGGCGGCGTCCCCTGCGGAGCGGGTGGACGGGATCAGCGTGGACGTCTCGCAGATCCTGCACTCGGGCTCGGTGGCGGTGGGCCTGTTCGGCGAGGACGAGGGCGGCGTCGACATCGGCGCAGTCACGTCCGACCTGGTCGACCTCGCGCACTCGGCGGGGCTGTTCGTCTACTGCTGGACCCTCCGGCCGGAGAACGGGATGCTGCCGGCGGACTTCCGCAGGTCCGGCCGCGACGACGAGTGGGGGGACTGGCGGCGGCTCTTCGCGATCCTGCTGCACTCGGGTGTGGACGGGGTGTTCGCCGACCATCCCGATCTTGCCGTGGCGGTGCGCGACGGGCGCTGA
- a CDS encoding ATP-dependent helicase, translated as MTSLPDAPSSTSAVPSSVPIILDGWEGDVRPGDGAGQGRDGAGGGRRGPNERLFAGLNPQQREAAEYRGPALLIVAGAGSGKTSVLTRRIAGLIESREAWPSEILAITFTNKAANEMRERVEQLLGGRAQGMWISTFHSACVRILRREAETIGKTQSFTIYDSGDTRALLKRIIKELDADTLGFTVAGTSGRISKLKNELTDIETYARSANLSDPQEVMFLEIFRQYTRALRRANAFDFDDLIAETVFLFRAFPKVAALYQTRFRHILVDEYQDTNHAQYSLIRELTMPVSPDIAEEMEQHGRNVSKLRDVVGAIPGASLTVVGDSDQSIYAFRGADIRNIVEFERDFTGAKVVLLEQNYRSTQNILSAANAVIANNFDRKDKKLWTAVGDGDKIVGYTGYSGHDEAQFVADEIEKLHAAGMDYKDMAVFYRTNAQTRALEEIFIRSALPYKVMGGTKFYERAEIKDSMAYLITVANPDDTLALRRILNTPKRGIGPATETQLASYAEDNGFTFRDAMRDAGSLGLGPKVTGAILQLSGLLDEAAAKIDPANPAGAASVADVLTFLLDGSGYLEVLRKSRDPQDEARAENVDELVAVTREFARNNPDGTLVDFLTEVSLVAAADEIDDSSGSVSLMTLHTAKGLEYDAVFLTGIEEDLLPHRMSANEPGGPAEERRLFYVGITRAKKRLFLSLAMTRAQFGETAVAMPSRYLQEIPADLIDWRQSPGAANGRGGSQSRALNARRPGIGGTAGRWNESYPVGGSSPAERPKAEWPNRVTGKVRDNGDLELAPGDRIRHADFGDGRVTNVTGEGAKRVAHVQFEKVGAKKLLIKIAPIDKL; from the coding sequence ATGACGAGCCTTCCCGACGCCCCCTCCTCCACTTCCGCGGTGCCCTCCTCCGTGCCGATCATCCTCGACGGCTGGGAGGGCGACGTGCGCCCCGGCGACGGCGCGGGTCAGGGGCGCGACGGGGCCGGCGGCGGTCGTCGCGGGCCGAACGAGCGCCTGTTCGCGGGGCTCAACCCGCAGCAGCGCGAGGCGGCCGAGTACCGCGGGCCCGCGCTGCTCATCGTCGCGGGCGCCGGCTCGGGCAAGACCAGCGTGCTGACCCGCCGCATCGCCGGACTCATCGAGAGCCGCGAGGCCTGGCCCAGCGAGATCCTCGCCATCACGTTCACCAACAAGGCGGCGAACGAGATGCGCGAGCGCGTCGAGCAGCTCCTCGGCGGCCGGGCGCAAGGCATGTGGATCTCGACGTTCCACTCGGCGTGCGTCCGCATCCTGCGCCGCGAGGCCGAGACCATCGGCAAGACGCAGAGCTTCACGATCTACGACTCGGGCGACACCCGCGCGCTGCTCAAGCGAATCATCAAGGAGCTGGACGCCGACACGCTCGGCTTCACCGTGGCGGGGACCTCCGGGCGCATCTCCAAGCTCAAGAACGAGCTGACCGACATCGAGACCTACGCGCGTTCAGCCAACCTGAGCGACCCGCAGGAGGTGATGTTCCTCGAGATCTTCCGGCAGTACACCCGGGCGCTCCGCCGGGCCAACGCTTTCGACTTCGACGACCTCATCGCCGAGACGGTGTTCCTCTTCCGCGCCTTCCCGAAGGTTGCGGCGCTGTACCAGACCCGGTTCCGGCACATCCTCGTCGATGAGTACCAGGACACCAACCACGCGCAGTACTCGCTCATCCGCGAGCTGACCATGCCGGTCTCTCCCGACATCGCGGAGGAGATGGAGCAGCACGGCCGTAACGTCAGCAAGCTGCGCGACGTGGTCGGCGCCATCCCGGGGGCCTCGCTGACCGTGGTCGGCGACTCGGACCAGTCGATCTACGCGTTCCGCGGCGCGGACATCCGCAACATCGTGGAGTTCGAGCGCGACTTCACCGGCGCCAAGGTGGTGCTGCTGGAGCAGAACTACCGGTCGACGCAGAACATCCTGAGCGCGGCCAATGCCGTGATCGCCAACAACTTCGACCGCAAGGACAAGAAGCTGTGGACGGCGGTCGGGGACGGCGACAAGATCGTCGGCTACACCGGCTACTCGGGTCACGACGAGGCGCAGTTCGTCGCCGATGAGATCGAGAAGCTGCACGCCGCGGGCATGGACTACAAGGACATGGCGGTCTTCTACCGCACGAACGCCCAGACGCGTGCGCTGGAGGAGATCTTCATCCGGTCGGCGCTGCCCTACAAAGTGATGGGCGGCACCAAGTTCTACGAGCGCGCCGAGATCAAGGACTCGATGGCGTACCTGATCACGGTCGCCAATCCGGACGACACCCTGGCGCTCCGCCGCATCCTGAACACGCCCAAGCGCGGCATCGGTCCCGCGACCGAGACGCAGCTCGCGAGCTATGCAGAGGACAACGGCTTCACGTTCCGCGACGCCATGCGCGACGCCGGGTCGCTGGGCCTCGGGCCGAAGGTGACCGGCGCCATCCTGCAGCTCTCGGGGCTGCTGGACGAGGCCGCGGCGAAGATCGACCCGGCCAATCCGGCCGGCGCCGCGTCGGTCGCGGACGTGCTCACTTTCCTGCTCGACGGCAGCGGCTACCTCGAGGTGCTCCGCAAGAGCCGCGACCCGCAGGACGAGGCGCGCGCCGAGAACGTGGACGAGCTCGTCGCGGTGACCCGCGAGTTCGCGCGCAACAACCCGGACGGCACGCTGGTCGACTTCCTCACGGAGGTGTCGCTGGTCGCGGCGGCGGACGAGATCGACGACTCCAGCGGCTCCGTGTCGCTGATGACGCTCCACACGGCCAAGGGGCTGGAGTACGACGCGGTGTTCTTGACGGGCATCGAGGAGGACCTCCTCCCGCACCGGATGTCGGCCAACGAGCCGGGCGGCCCTGCCGAGGAGCGGCGGCTGTTCTACGTGGGGATCACGCGCGCCAAGAAGCGGCTGTTCCTCTCGCTCGCCATGACCCGTGCGCAGTTCGGCGAGACCGCCGTCGCGATGCCGAGCCGCTACCTGCAGGAGATCCCGGCGGACCTGATCGACTGGCGGCAGTCGCCGGGCGCCGCCAACGGCCGCGGCGGATCGCAGTCGCGCGCGCTGAACGCCCGCCGGCCCGGGATCGGCGGCACGGCGGGACGCTGGAACGAGAGCTACCCGGTCGGCGGCAGCTCGCCGGCCGAGCGCCCGAAGGCGGAGTGGCCGAACCGGGTGACCGGCAAGGTCCGCGACAACGGCGACCTGGAGCTCGCGCCGGGCGACCGCATCCGGCACGCGGACTTCGGCGACGGCCGGGTGACCAACGTCACCGGCGAGGGCGCCAAGCGCGTCGCGCACGTCCAGTTCGAGAAGGTGGGCGCGAAGAAGCTCCTCATCAAGATCGCACCGATCGACAAGCTGTGA
- a CDS encoding type II toxin-antitoxin system RelE/ParE family toxin has product MTYAVQLLPAAIRSIKKLPPEGKRRVQAVIELLGDDPRPPASKKLVGRVEWRVRSGDYRVLYRIEDGILTVVVVDAGHRREIYR; this is encoded by the coding sequence GTGACCTACGCAGTACAGCTCCTCCCCGCCGCGATCCGATCCATCAAGAAACTCCCGCCCGAAGGCAAACGCCGGGTTCAGGCGGTCATCGAGCTTCTGGGCGACGATCCCCGTCCACCCGCATCGAAGAAACTCGTCGGTCGCGTTGAGTGGCGCGTGCGTTCGGGCGATTATCGCGTGCTCTACCGCATCGAGGACGGCATCCTCACAGTCGTCGTGGTGGATGCCGGCCACCGGCGCGAGATCTACCGCTGA
- a CDS encoding cation:proton antiporter: MHLGEDLIILGILLLVAYVLGRLGKLVGLPAIPIYMLVGLLASPHTGWFPLDFESNYIELIAVFGLILLLFNLGLEFDQDEFFGNFGKLVVSGGSYILINMGVGLAFGFWVGWGTREALIIAGMTATSSSAIVTKLLIELRRLPNTETPMILGVTVVEDIFIAIYLAIVSVVLSGETQLWPVVGKLTVAFLFLVVMFTLARFGGRYVSRLFRTKDDELFTILFFGLAVLFAGIGEILGVTDAIGAFLIGLVLGATKYRNKIEHIAIPLRDVFAAFFFLNFGLELDPAKFPAVLGPVLIAVAMTLVLNILAGQFVAWLNGFGPQAGINTAVILQNRGEFALILATLSLSAGLDARIVPFAGLYVLIMAVLGPILAANSEKIGGMILRSGSSKRRDRRKKRDPMLDEEIALVEAATADLDSDTRRDDGRGDTRQAVDRIVEQAMQQQDTTVERKRD; this comes from the coding sequence ATGCATCTCGGAGAAGACCTCATCATCCTCGGCATCCTGCTGCTCGTCGCGTACGTGCTCGGCCGCCTCGGCAAACTGGTGGGGCTCCCCGCGATCCCCATCTACATGCTCGTCGGCCTGCTCGCGAGCCCGCACACCGGCTGGTTCCCGCTCGACTTCGAGAGCAACTACATCGAGCTCATCGCGGTCTTCGGGCTCATCCTGCTGCTGTTCAACCTGGGGCTGGAGTTCGACCAGGACGAGTTCTTCGGCAACTTCGGCAAGCTGGTCGTCTCCGGCGGCTCCTACATCCTGATCAATATGGGCGTCGGCCTGGCGTTCGGCTTCTGGGTCGGCTGGGGAACCAGGGAGGCCCTCATCATCGCCGGGATGACGGCCACGTCGTCGTCGGCGATCGTGACCAAGCTGCTCATCGAGCTGCGCCGCCTCCCCAACACCGAGACGCCGATGATCCTCGGCGTGACGGTGGTGGAGGACATCTTCATCGCGATCTACCTCGCGATCGTGTCCGTGGTGCTGAGCGGGGAGACCCAGCTCTGGCCGGTGGTCGGCAAGCTCACCGTCGCGTTCCTGTTCCTGGTCGTGATGTTCACGCTGGCCAGGTTCGGCGGGAGGTACGTCTCGCGGCTGTTCCGCACGAAGGACGACGAGCTCTTCACCATCCTGTTCTTCGGGCTCGCGGTGCTGTTCGCCGGGATCGGCGAGATCCTCGGTGTCACCGACGCGATCGGCGCGTTCCTGATCGGGCTCGTGCTCGGCGCGACGAAGTACCGCAACAAGATCGAGCACATCGCGATACCGCTGCGCGACGTGTTCGCGGCGTTCTTCTTCCTCAACTTCGGGCTCGAGCTCGATCCGGCGAAGTTCCCCGCCGTGCTCGGCCCTGTGCTCATCGCGGTGGCCATGACGCTCGTGCTCAACATCCTCGCGGGGCAGTTCGTCGCGTGGCTGAACGGCTTCGGACCGCAGGCGGGCATCAACACCGCGGTCATCCTGCAGAACCGCGGGGAGTTCGCGCTCATCCTGGCGACGCTGTCGCTCAGCGCGGGGCTGGACGCGCGCATCGTGCCGTTCGCCGGCCTCTACGTGCTGATCATGGCCGTCCTGGGGCCGATCCTCGCAGCGAACTCCGAGAAGATCGGTGGGATGATTCTCCGGTCCGGATCGTCCAAGCGGCGCGACCGGCGGAAGAAGCGCGATCCCATGCTCGACGAGGAGATCGCACTCGTCGAGGCGGCCACCGCCGACCTCGACTCCGACACGCGCCGCGACGACGGGCGCGGCGACACGCGCCAGGCTGTGGACCGGATCGTCGAGCAGGCCATGCAGCAGCAGGACACGACCGTCGAACGAAAGCGGGACTGA
- a CDS encoding SURF1 family cytochrome oxidase biogenesis protein, translating to MMLRPRWIGALLFALALAAGFAALGQWQLERAIESGKAVVAPTETVLPLAQVAKPNGPMTDKSVGQLVEFTGTFVAGDDQLLYDRINFGRSGWWVVSHVDVDAGDGHRIALAVARGWAPDEATAKSVMARLAEQPEEPQKIVGRILPDEQPQVPGDKKNPTAMTTLGVGQLYNLWTGVDGMDVYNAYVVDRTPPAGLDKIDSPPPIQQTELNWLNIFYAAEWIIFAGFAIFLWYRLVRDAKEREDEERELAAEAAAADGARAHAGNVE from the coding sequence ATGATGCTGCGTCCCCGCTGGATCGGCGCCCTGCTGTTCGCGCTCGCGCTCGCCGCCGGGTTCGCCGCGCTCGGCCAGTGGCAGCTCGAACGCGCCATCGAGTCCGGCAAGGCGGTCGTGGCTCCGACCGAGACGGTGCTCCCGCTCGCGCAGGTCGCGAAGCCGAACGGGCCGATGACGGACAAGTCGGTCGGGCAGCTCGTGGAGTTCACCGGCACGTTCGTGGCCGGCGACGACCAGCTCCTGTACGACCGGATCAACTTCGGCAGGTCCGGCTGGTGGGTCGTCTCCCATGTGGACGTGGACGCCGGCGACGGCCACCGGATCGCGCTCGCCGTGGCCCGCGGCTGGGCGCCGGACGAGGCGACCGCGAAGTCGGTCATGGCACGGCTTGCCGAGCAGCCGGAGGAGCCGCAGAAGATCGTCGGCCGCATCCTCCCCGACGAGCAGCCGCAGGTACCGGGCGACAAGAAGAACCCGACCGCGATGACGACCCTCGGCGTCGGCCAGCTCTACAACCTGTGGACCGGCGTGGACGGCATGGACGTCTACAACGCCTACGTGGTGGACCGCACGCCGCCCGCCGGACTGGACAAGATCGACTCGCCGCCGCCCATCCAGCAGACCGAGCTGAACTGGCTCAACATCTTCTACGCGGCCGAGTGGATCATCTTCGCCGGGTTCGCGATCTTCCTCTGGTACCGGCTCGTCCGCGACGCCAAGGAGCGGGAGGACGAGGAGCGCGAACTCGCGGCCGAGGCGGCAGCCGCCGACGGCGCGAGGGCCCACGCCGGGAACGTAGAATAA
- a CDS encoding cation:proton antiporter regulatory subunit gives MGVLHTFVTDDGGKVGVIAHRSGHSDLITFSDHEDGADVTKVSLRLNDDEAHTLAELLGGTQITESLTALDQIPGLSIDWFSVDYEDYIAGQQLGAPADRGFVGLTVVAVVRGDSANPAPAPDFKVFPGDTLVVAGTPEKVAKAFAFFRTGQTARATSDAPPGG, from the coding sequence GTGGGAGTGTTGCACACCTTCGTCACGGACGACGGGGGCAAGGTCGGCGTCATCGCCCACCGCTCCGGGCACAGCGACCTGATCACGTTCTCCGATCACGAGGACGGCGCCGACGTGACCAAGGTCTCGCTGCGCCTCAACGATGACGAGGCGCACACGCTCGCCGAGCTCCTCGGCGGCACGCAGATCACCGAGTCGCTGACCGCGCTCGACCAGATCCCCGGGCTCAGCATCGACTGGTTCTCCGTCGACTACGAGGACTACATCGCCGGCCAGCAGCTCGGAGCGCCCGCCGACCGCGGCTTCGTCGGGCTCACCGTCGTCGCCGTCGTGCGCGGGGACTCCGCGAATCCGGCGCCGGCGCCCGACTTCAAGGTCTTCCCTGGCGACACGCTCGTCGTCGCCGGGACCCCGGAGAAGGTCGCCAAGGCGTTCGCGTTCTTCCGCACCGGTCAGACCGCACGGGCCACGTCCGACGCTCCGCCGGGAGGCTGA
- a CDS encoding DUF3817 domain-containing protein yields the protein MPLAPKLEDFPKIRGALKFYQVFAYVTGIMLLLLCVEMLVKYGFGFQLFAFSNYGTLTFVPVKTAVAPTGVDLSTGILIAHGWLYVVYLFSDFRLWSFMRWPFSKFITIALGGVIPFLSFFVEARITKQVKSYLAGREAEAATYVEAAN from the coding sequence ATGCCCCTCGCTCCCAAACTCGAAGACTTCCCGAAGATCCGCGGGGCGCTGAAGTTCTACCAGGTGTTCGCCTACGTCACCGGCATCATGCTCCTGCTGCTCTGCGTGGAGATGCTCGTGAAGTACGGCTTCGGCTTCCAGCTCTTCGCGTTCAGCAACTACGGCACGCTCACGTTCGTCCCCGTCAAGACCGCGGTCGCCCCGACCGGCGTCGACCTCAGCACCGGCATCCTGATCGCCCACGGCTGGCTGTACGTCGTGTACCTGTTCTCCGACTTCCGGCTCTGGAGCTTCATGCGCTGGCCGTTCTCGAAGTTCATCACCATCGCCCTCGGCGGCGTCATCCCCTTCCTGTCCTTCTTCGTGGAAGCCAGGATCACCAAGCAGGTCAAGAGCTATCTGGCCGGCCGCGAGGCCGAGGCAGCGACGTACGTGGAGGCCGCAAATTAG
- a CDS encoding type II toxin-antitoxin system Phd/YefM family antitoxin translates to MNQIAISEARARLSSLIDESHAEPVYLTRRERAVAAIVDADQLKHLLEDAEELADIRAVDAAWEETERLRETPVPWEDVKRELGLA, encoded by the coding sequence ATGAACCAGATCGCCATCTCCGAGGCCCGCGCCCGGCTGTCGTCGCTCATCGATGAATCGCACGCCGAACCGGTCTATCTCACGCGCCGTGAGCGCGCGGTGGCCGCGATCGTCGACGCCGACCAGCTCAAGCACCTCCTGGAGGACGCCGAGGAGCTCGCCGACATCCGGGCCGTCGACGCAGCCTGGGAGGAGACGGAACGGCTACGTGAGACGCCCGTCCCGTGGGAGGACGTCAAGCGCGAACTCGGACTCGCGTGA